The region GCAGCAGAGCCAAGCTGTCCTCAAAGTGACGCTGCGCTATTTCGGCCTGTATCTCTTCCGGAGCGGTAACGAGCCAATCGGGCGGTAGATTTTCGATCATCACACGACCCACCTCCGATGCCGTTGGGCTGAGCGCGAGTAACTCATTATCGGTCGTGGGCTTGGGTGTGACGGTTTCGAACTTGAGGCTCGTCGGTGGTTGCGGTGCTTGTGCTTTCTTGGGTTTCGTTGGCTGGTGAAACTTGATCGCTTGCTCGAACTTGTCGATCCATTCCTGTTTGGTGGCCGCATTGATACACTGGAAAATCCGCGCACCGTCGCTGGTGATAACGTTGATCGCGTTCTTGTTCACACCGTCCAGATCCTTGATGTTGATGACAGCGATCTTTTTCGTCTCGTATTCGGTCACAAATTCGAGTTTCCTAGAAGAGAGCCAAGATTCTATCACCTGCCGCAACGTAAAGGCGCACGTGGCTGGACTTACTTATCGTGTTTTACTTTGGCCAGTACCAGCACTTCGTTGAACAGGAACAAATGGATGCGGCAGATCGGTCGGTAATCGTTCGAATCCAGCTCGATGAGACCGCCTTCGTGAATGAAAAACTTATCATCCAAGTTACCGTTGTAGCCAAGCAGTGACTCCTTGATCAACTGGATCGCCTTtcgattctgctgctcctcgttcACGTTCGGATCGAGGCTCTGCTCTTCGATGATGTTTTTCTGTTCATCCAGTAGCGACTCGTCGCGCAGCGTTGTCAGCAGATTGCGCTGTTCGATGAGTATGTGCGATAGTTGGTACATTTCCGACTCGAGATCTGAAACGAGAGCCACCGATGCAAGGAACGAACTGGAACGGGCGGTATCGGATCAGCCACTTACGCGAGATCTCCTTGGCCGTCTCGATGAACTGCATGTAGTTTTGGTAGACATGTTTCTTGAGCGTCGACGACACGGTATCGCTGAGGCCTTggattttctgtttcgtttgcagcagctccGGTCCACCGACACAATCTTGGACGAGATTTTTCACATCTGAAACGGAGATACGCCCGGTGATGATCTCATCTTGCTGGTTTGGATGGCTCCGATCAACGACTTACACTTTTCCGCGTTGAAGTTGTCCTTCTCGAACATCGCGGTGTTCGCCTCCGGCATGTTGAtcactgtttttggtggcttTCTGCGATGAAATTGTAAAATCAATCTCTATTCTCAAAATCACaagaaaaacagcaaaagggggtggaaagggggggggggcagtgttGTGACGGATGAGAAAGCGACACCCTGTGCCTGTTGCACAGGGTGTCCAGAGGAACGTgacgatttcaattttccggtAAAATAATGAACGTTTAAAtagtttttccagtttttagTAAATCTACATCTTTATTTTGGCTGACGATAAAATTCATTGCGAGGATCTCTTCcctgtttgttttggtttacGTCCCGGTCTTCCCCTCACTGGGACTGACTCTGAGTATACTCCTTCCTTCAGCTTGCCGGCCATTTTTCGTTCGTGTACTTTCCGATGCTTGGCTAGATGGTCCGATCGAGAGAAACACTTTGGACAGTAGGTACAGCGGTACGGTTTCACACCGGAATGTGAGCGGAAGTGGCGCGAAAGTTCATCCGACCGCGAGAACCGCCAATGGCAATCGGGCCACTTGCACTGGTACGGTTTATCGCCAATGTGTCGACGAAGGTGTGCCTTCAAATGGACCGGCTTAGCGTACACCTTGCGGCAGGTTTCGAAAGGACACACGAAAGTACCGGTCGTCGAATCTGGCTCGGTGAATTCCTTCAGTTTCGTACCCGGTTTCGACGATGGCCCTGGTGGATATGCCTGGTAAGATGGCTCTTCACTTATCCGGCGCACGAAATCACCCGTTGCAGTCGCTTGACGAATGAAGGCTTCACAGGAATCGTCACAAAGATACGTCTTTTCCGGTAGCTGCAACTTATTGTCCCCCAGCTGACTAAAATCGACACAATTGTATTCCAGGACGAAGTTTTCCACACCGAGCTCAAACTGTAGATCCACGACATCGTCCAGAATATGTAGAATTTCTTCCGAGCCTGTTGATTggagttccgttccgtttcgctgaATCGTATCCGGCGGATCGGCGTTGCTGAGCAACGGCTGAACGCTCGGTAAGGAGAGCTCCACCGGTTCATACTCTACGTGTGTATACTCGTCCTGTAACTCGTTGTAAAAATGGTAGAATCCATTTGCCAGAAAATCCTCCGTCGAATGTTCGTAGCTGCCGTAATCCATGGTTCTGTTTGTTCACTGAACTACGCCACGAACCGATCACAACGAATCTCCAAAGCCTACTAAGCCACCAGCGTTCGATGACGCCAATGAGATGATACCAGCTACCGATCCGTTCGACCGGATTTCCCTTGAATGCGATCATCGTCCAAGCCAAATGGCAGATAGAactgataaaacaaaaaacggctGGCGACAGGAGCGACGTGAATCGGCGAGGGACAATGGCGTCGAACGGGTAAAACATTGTCCAGCACCACGCACGGACACGTCTGCCGCTGATATCGTGGAAGCGCCCTGGATCGATTCCACGAGAACGCACATTAGTGTCAAATGACAACGGGAGAACCTCGAACGATCCGTTTTATCTCGGCTGCCCGACTTTGAAGCTGATGTGGATCATCTGCGCCATGCAATGTCGAGGCCActcttgctttctctctcgctggatTTGTTCTTTATCACACACCATTATTCGGTAAACGGAGTGGATCTTTTCCCAAAACAACCAGCTCGTTGGCAATCCATCAGCGACGATGAATTCGAGAACGTTGAACTGGTGTTACCGAGGGACCAACAAAGCCTCTGGCCTCTGTGCATCCTCTTGCTCGTCTgacgcagcggcagcacaaaAACCAGATGTCCCCGTCGATATCTGTCTCTCCCTGACGCTATGGTCATCTCACTGATGATTAGTGTCTGGGGAATTGGCCGTTTTGATGGTTGTCCCGTCATTTGCCTGTTGCCTCGGTCATCGGGAAATGATGTGTTGGAATATTTGTGGCTAATGCGCGCGTTCCAGAGATACATATACGTAAATTGAATGTACTTACCCCCGAGTCTcacggcgaaaaaaaaaacagtaaaacaaacacacaacactagCAATGATtaattttttccatttctaaaAATATCTATTACGATTTTCACTTTGAACTTCTCGCTTTCTGCTTTCACAATGCGCTTAACTCCTGGTTCTCACCGTCATGTTGCTATCCTATTGGGCTGCCAGCCACTTTGCTGCCACCGAATCTGTAAAGagactccttctcctcctcctcctcctcctcctcctcctcctcctcctcctcctcctcctcctcctcctcctcctcctcctcctcctcctcctcctcctcctcctctgccgCATCCTCCACAAGCGtcaaatgatttaatttttgtatTCCGCCGAGGAAACTGAACTGTGTAAATTTCTGACCGTCTGTTGCCATTGTTTTCGAGCTTTTGTCGCAAACCTTCTACTTCCTACCCTTTTCCTAACAGCGCTCAAACGATCGCTCGCACGCTTCTTTTCCATCGGCAGAAGTATGATTGCAAGAAAGATTGATACAATGGATTTCTTCAATGCAGTGAATGCTTCAATACAAGCACTCGCTGCGATACGTTACGTTTGTCGACGTGCAATTGGCTACTTCTGCGTTTCCAGTGTGTGTCCCTGGGGGGTGATTGGAAAAGGATCAATTTCCTCTTATTCTATGCTACatcatttgtttcgctttaCTTTCCACTTTTACACGAAGAATGTTCCATCGCTCACCCCTGCCCTGTGCCATGCTTTCtttatgctgtttttttaCAATTAAATACACACATAAACTAACACGTTGTGAAGTTTAGGTGCGCAGATTGATCGAAGAACGTTCCAATgggagaggggaggggtgTCTATTTTGGTTGTTGCCAATCGAGTAAATAACACAACCATTCTAGCGGCGTGCTTTCGACAATGCACCATTTTCGGGTTGTAATTGATGTTTCTGCTTTAGCTTGTTTGAAACCGCTCATCAAAGGGCTCTCTACACTCTCGGGGATGGTccgaaggaagggaaaaggtCAATACTGTACAGAGTAAAGGTTGGTTAATATGTCCAATTCATGCTTCCGTTGTTCTGTCCTTCTACTAAGCAactgattttcttttcgctaTGTGCAACGTCCTTTTCCATGTACATCTTTTGCTCgaagttttgtgtttgtttctttttttatacataTTTGTTTTGCAAGCGACCCTCTTTCGCTCTATATGCTTCGCATATGACGTGTGGTAACACCGATGTGATCGCCTGCTGTTTCTCGACATGGACACTCTGTAACCATCACCTAATGATCACTGATTCGCGATCACTGGTTATTATTCCGAACGAAACGACTTTTCTTAGATACCCCCGGCCTCAATCTACCATTCCATAGCACGCGTGTGCAAACAGTGCACCACATCCACTGCACGTTatgaatttgttttaattaaataatccTGCCACTGGTTAACGGCTGCCAACTTTCAGCTAAACAAAAGTGTGTTGtgctttttctcgctttctgttgttgtgtATTTCTGTTGCGCTCCTTGTGTTGCCATTTTCCCACTTTCTCTGTTCCACTCTGCCTCCATACGAGTCACTTGCTTACTTGCTTAGCTTTACTTAACGCATAGTTTGTGTTTGTATCTCTCTGCTGGGGTTTTACACTATTCTTACACATCTTACCACCAACTCTTCCACTTACACTGTTAGAAATCTAGAAAACAAATATTCAACTGCCCGACTGTCCGCCGTTGCAGCTGATCCGTTCCACCAGCGCGAGACCCCCGCGGTTTAcacgcttccttccttttataCATTAGCGATTGAGTTTTGCGTGTTGAAATGAATTCCTCGTTCTGCATCAGCAATTTCAACGCTATTCTCACGTGCTTTATCAGACACTTTTAGGTCACTTCTGTTTTCACCATTTCATTGTTCAgctcttcttttgtttcttttttttctgtaattTTCATAATCATTAACACTTCAAATTGAAATTCTTTGCTTGAAAGTAAAACTTTGctcataatttgttttgtttgtttttggttttcatggGGGGTGTTGCAAAGTGGATACCGTACTTCAACAAACTTTTTAATGCCAAAGAAGGTCTGCAGCGTTGCCGACGGGCGGTGATGATGCCATTCAGTACATCACCTCGTACACTGTTGCCTTCTTATCACCAGAGCCGGTAACGATATACTTATCATCGGTTGAAATATCACAACTAAGTACTGACGAGGTTTCCTTTGActggatgaaaggaaaaagaacgaGAAAAGACAATCGATAAGCAACGATCTATCCGAGAAGACGAGagagcaccgatcgatcgatccacttACCTGGAATATGCTGGCACCGTATGGGGTACGCCACGCGTTCAGCAGATTGTCCTTGCCGGTCGAGACGAACCACTTGCCGCAGGCGGCAAACCGTAGCGACAGTACGCAGCTTTCGTGCAAATGCAGCTGATATTTGTCCTGCTTGGTGGCATGCAGCACCTCGACGTGCGAGTTTTCCATTCCCACCGCCAACCATTCACCTGGAACCGAGAGCTTTCGTTAGATATCCTGCTCTTGCCTACCGCTTGGCAGCATCATTGCGTCTTACCCGTTGGACAGTAGCCGAGGGAGAAGATTTGCGAGCTGaaatcgtgctgctgcagttgccgACCTTCTCGCAGATCCCACGATCGTACCGTATTATCCAGACCGCCCGTCCACAACCGCAAACCATCGGGACTGATGTCGATACACGATGCACCATCGGTGTGGCCCTGGAACTGCCGGACCAGCGTTTGGTTGTGCAGATCCCACACGGCAATGTTACCATCGCTGCAGCACGAGAAGCACACCTTCGAGTCGGGGCTGATGGCAAGCGCGTAACAGGCCGGTGCAGCGGATGTCAGTTCCGCCTTTATCCGTGGCGTCGGGCTCGCAAGATCCCAAATCGAAAGGTTAGATGCTTCACCGCCAACGATGAGCGTACGGCCGTCCGGTAGCAGCTTCACCGAGCGTATATAATTGTCTCGCTGCTGCgaatcccaaaaaaaccagaaaccgCAAAAACCACGAAGACCATTAAAGGGATGCTCTGCTAGCGAATGATCCTCCGCATGATCTGCAGCCGCGTTCTAGCTGAAGGAACCACTTACCAGACAGTCTAGCTGGCTGACCGGGCTTTTGTTGCCGGGCTGTGAGATGTCCCACACCTTGACGCATCCCTTGCCACCGGTGTAGACGTATTTGGTCGGGTTCGAGATGGTAACTGCGCACACTACCTCCCCATGCGAGAGGGTATTGATCTGGCGTGCGTGCCGCGGGATTCCTGGTCCCGCCAGTGCATCCGTCGGGAACGGTACGGGTTGTGGGGCTCCTTCACCGTTCATATGGTACGAGTAGGCACTACGGAACAAAAGATACACCGTGATTAGACTGTTTACTGTCGCGCTCTGTCCCCCGAATGGTCCGTTTACTCACGATTTACCGCCCGCGACGGGTAGCGCGATGCCATTGGTGCGGACGTGACCATGCGGATCGAAGGGCATCGGTGGTCGACCGTACGGATCGGGTGGTGGTCTCGCGTACGGATCCGATGGGCGTTGATATGGCGACGGAGGATAGCCGGCGGCTGGTGAAGGTACTACGGCTTTCGGGGCACCGGGTGTCGATGAGTTGGGCGTTGGGACACGGGCCTTGGCACCGGGTGTTCCAGGTTTATCGAGCTAAACGGAAGAAAGGGAGCTAGTATCAGTATCACCATTCGAATTCAACATCTGGTCCACCGTGTTCTTACATCTTTCGTTTTGAGACTGGGCGTTGATCGGGAGGAGCTCGAGCCTGACCGCGAAGGTGGTCGATCGTTGGCACCTTTTAAACTGCTCGAACCTGCCTTATCACTACCATTCAGTCCAATACTGTCCCGATCGCCACGATCCGACTGATGATCACCGTTCGGTCGGGGTGAGGGTGAGCCctaagacagagagagaaagagagagaccgaaGAACGATTGTAGAACATATTTCCCTGGGTTGTGATAAGAAATGAGATGACAAATTTGCAAGGGTCTTTACACACTCACAAGCATACGTACAcccacactcgcacacatacaaccaaACCCATACATACGCATCCCATAGTACTTGgagggaaaaggagaagaatgcCTAGCAACCAAATGCCACGACATTCACGATCCACACATCACAGTACACTGGGTTTTAAGgacgaaaaacaacacaacagtcAAGCGTCTACGGgcagatgaagatgaagctaTCAGAAAGCCGGAAgctacacaacacacaaatggGTGAAGAAACTCAGATAGCAGTAAAATTAAATCGGGAGGAAAAGGTACCAACAAAAGATGGAATGTGTTAAGGCTTTCTAGTGCTAAACAATTCTAgatgagaaaaataaaaatgtcaaCGACGCGAGAgggcaacaaaacacaaaggaattacagaaacaacagaagaaataaataaattaacaaacgatgatgataaaagTAACCAAtcgaatcaaatcaaattaaacaaaaaacgaaaatgaacCAGAACAAAAACCAAGCTACTGTTTAACAAACGAATGTGGAAAATGCTTCCCAAATAAGCTCAATAACTTATAGCGGAAGGTTCACGGAAAGcaggtgacgacgatggtgatagtgatggtgatgctagtggtggcagtgatggtgattataagagatagagaaagagtgagCAACCAGGACCGGGTAAAGGTCGCATTTTACTTCGATTTTCTGTTCCGACAACTAATTCTCGCTCTACTTTGCAATGCGGATGGGTTGGAACAGTGAGTTAGCTAACATGTCCAATTACAATGTCTAAACGGTACGATATTACAATTCAATTTAGCAATACTTTtacttttgatttttattttcatttttcttaaattttgctttttgctctgtgccccaaaaacacgcacacacacatacacacactcacacgctcACGACCCTTACCGTTTCATTCGCGACGTCCACCACTAAATCCTGATCACTTTTCTCACCATCACTTTCCTGCAAAACAATAGGCCAACTTTCAATACAATCGTGTGGTACATCGAAGGTGTAGAGGGGAGGAGACAAAATGaagaaggaaggggggggggactggggCGTCAACTAACATGTGAGCAGGCTTCCATGATAAGGCAAGGATCTTAtcacaaagcaaaaaacaaactggttaaactttctttctctgcCCGTAAACGGATTGTGCTCTGTTTCCGGCGCTAAACTGTTCGTCCTTGCTGTTTGAGAGCAAAGAATAAAACCCGATCATCGGAAAATCGAGTGCcactaacacacacatacagacacgcacatacacacacgctCAGTGAGAATTTCAACgagcaaaaaaataataaaaaataaaaactcaaacgggaaggaaaacaacacaaatcgTTCGATCAGGATCTGGGGACTTACGTGATtgagtttttcctctttccgtcgcttcgcttcaccatCCAGCTCGagcggtgatcgcgatcgatacTTTTCCCGATCGGCAGGTGATACGGAGTTGCGCTGTGGAAAACAAGGAAACGTGCGATtaatgaaacggaaacagtTAAATGATTTGCGTGGCTGGTGGCGGTCGGTTTGGTGAGAGCTTTCCTTACCATTCGCTCCTCAGCGGACGGACCACCGAGCGGTACCTTGAGATCCTCGCGGTGCAGATCGGGTGGCGCTTTCAGCAGACTTTGCGGCGCACCGTGTGGCCCTAGGCCCATCGGTCCACCGAACGCCGTCAGCGGTCCGGCCAGTGCTCCGAGGGCCGGTATCGGTTGCGGTGGTCCACCGGGTATCTGTTGCGCGTGGATCTGTTGCTGCAAGCGGGATTAAAGTACGGGATTGAGGAAAACGGGGCATGGGGTGGTCATGAACGGTGGATTGTGCCAGAAGCGcaagtggagagagagagagagagatggaaagagaAACGGAGAGACAATAATTAGTTAAACTCCACAAACTCGTCGTGTGGCTTCGTCAACGTTTGGTGATTGATTTAGTTGAGGGTGGTATGGTGGGGGAGGTGATGGACAAcattacgaaaaaaaaacacagaacgccagtgagtgagtgagtatgTTCCAAGCATGACATGGGTATGAACGGGGGAGAGTTATGCGTGTAGTTTGTGGTACGAAAATGGTACGACATATGAAGCTGGTGCTCTGATGGTGTCGATGGGTCAATCCGAATCGGGAGAGGCATGCAGCTAATGTTGCGAACAAAATAAACAAGCACGAGCACACTCTGGACAAACAATACATGCATTAAAATCCGACGTCGCGAACACAACATTGACGTAGTAATTATCATTTATTAGTGAGTTACTTAAATTATCATAATCAAAGCCCATTACGAAaggacacatcatcatcgcacagAGCGTAATCATCATTCATTAATGTCATAACGGCAACGGGGACAGCACGGATATTGAAGGATCACTCACGCTGTTGACCGTTGTGCGAACGATGggcgttttttgttgttgcgaaaaatatgtttaccaTTAAATTGATCCGCATTTTTCCAACCCACTTTTGGCATTCAATCAAATAGTTAATTATTTTTCCGCCAGCGAATGCACTCGTCACAAGCAAGCGACCCATTCTCGGCCCCACATTCTGCTGTCACATCATTGATTGTGATGTGTCTGtttggttgggtttttttttattcaccGCCCGCTGTTTTGTGTAATTGtaaaaaaagagcgagagagagagagagagggaaagtgCAAACGCTTTTATCTGCACGCGATCCATGGATTACCATGTAGATTGTTTTCCCATTTGCCACATTttctttccccatttttttatgtatttatttatCGTGAACATCATAATGGCAATCGGGATCGCTCGGTGGCTCTGCAtggtttcaaacaaacaaaaatggctCAATGAATATTAATTACAGATGCAGcagccccctccctcccgcaCGTGCAtcactgttttgttttattcacgCCCGCTCACCGGTAATCGATATCGCAGTTCACCATCGATGAGGTACGAAAATGATTGGTTTTGAGGTGGTGATGGGCGAGGCGGGGggttaatttttcatccccGGTCGAGTGCGACCTGCGTTGCAACCTGATGCCCAGTTGACagtcggtggtttcggtggtttcggttgatCTGATTGCAGGCGCATCGGTCGCATTCTCACCGGacccggtggtggtctagCGGTCACGCCAGAGAATTGGTTTCAATTTGCACTaatggcagcggtggcggtggcgagttTGAATTGCTCTAGCATTAGCTGAGgtttcctgcagcagcagtagcaacagcaaaagcagaaaTATGTGTATTTATCAAACACCAGCGTGGAATaggcggcggtggtgcggtTTTTAATCATCTGCGGTGCAGCTCACACAAAACCCACAGGCCGGCCGCTGAGTGAGCGCTCAATTTCGGAATAGGATTTCATTTGAGCGCGTAACATTTGCGCGAACATTGTTTTGAGGTTGCAGCGGTCGACGTATTGATTCGATTGTGGTTTTACACCCCCTGAAGCAatgccggctggctggtggaccGCAGAGTGCAAAGCGATAGCCATCTCCCGCCGAGAGCGATGCATACACAAGATTGATCAATTATTGTTTTCGATCCGGAGCACGATGCGACAATACTTTGTAGGATAAATTAAGTTGTAGATGGTGCACTAGATGGTTAGGGGAGTGGCTATTAGTTTCCAGCAAAACGATTCAATCCACTTACACATTACACGAGCGAAAGATTGGCACTGACtccattgaaatggaaaaaagaagcTATTGCCAGCCACTTCTCTACCACGGTCTACTAGGATCGTGAACCCTGCTCTCAACAGTTCGTTCAAG is a window of Anopheles aquasalis chromosome 2, idAnoAquaMG_Q_19, whole genome shotgun sequence DNA encoding:
- the LOC126570242 gene encoding Krueppel-like factor 9; translated protein: MDYGSYEHSTEDFLANGFYHFYNELQDEYTHVEYEPVELSLPSVQPLLSNADPPDTIQRNGTELQSTGSEEILHILDDVVDLQFELGVENFVLEYNCVDFSQLGDNKLQLPEKTYLCDDSCEAFIRQATATGDFVRRISEEPSYQAYPPGPSSKPGTKLKEFTEPDSTTGTFVCPFETCRKVYAKPVHLKAHLRRHIGDKPYQCKWPDCHWRFSRSDELSRHFRSHSGVKPYRCTYCPKCFSRSDHLAKHRKVHERKMAGKLKEGVYSESVPVRGRPGRKPKQTGKRSSQ